In a genomic window of Wyeomyia smithii strain HCP4-BCI-WySm-NY-G18 chromosome 1, ASM2978416v1, whole genome shotgun sequence:
- the LOC129719532 gene encoding ADP-ribosylation factor-related protein 1, with the protein MYTLLSGFYKYLTQKDEYCILILGLDNAGKTTYLEAAKTKFTKNYRGMNPSKITTTVGLNIGQIDMHGIRMSFWDLGGQQELQSLWDKYYSESHAVIYVVDSNDRDRMHESKEVFDRMIANEYLSGVPLLVLANKQDLPDCMGVREIKPVFQEVGHLIGRRDCLVMPVSALTGEGVDEGIKWLVESIKRNSFARPPKTEDT; encoded by the exons ATGTATACACTCCTCAGCGGCTTTTATAAATATCTCACACAAAAGGATGAGTATTGTATACTGATATTGGGACTGGATAACGCTGGCAAAACG ACCTATTTGGAGGCAGCGAAGACCAAGTTTACGAAAAATTATCGAGGAATGAATCCGAGCAAGATAACCACCACGGTTGGGCTCAACATAGGGCAAATAGATATGCACGGCATTCGGATGAGTTTCTGGGATTTGGGCGGACAGCAGGAGCTACAATCCCTCTGGGATAAATACTACTCTGAATCGCATGCCGTGATTTATGTAGTAGACTCAAACGATCGAGATCGAATGCACGAATCTAAAGAGGTATTTGATAGGATGATCGCAAACGAGTATCTTTCCGGAGTGCCTCTCCTGGTGTTGGCTAACAAACAGGATTTACCAGATTGCATGGGCGTACGGGAAATCAAGCCGGTGTTCCAGGAAGTTGGTCATCTGATCGGACGAAGAGACTGCTTGGTAATGCCAGTGTCGGCATTGACGGG CGAGGGTGTCGACGAAGGTATCAAGTGGTTGGTGGAATCGATCAAACGGAATTCTTTCGCTCGCCCTCCCAAAACAGAGGACACTTGA
- the LOC129719520 gene encoding uncharacterized protein LOC129719520 isoform X1 produces the protein MAKTKWNILFVTFVLSCLSLATLIVSLCTPYWVVSEAYESRASKNSEIQYGLFTGSLTRNVLLSSAHYDLAVICLYEHNACVYSCQKEEAKRESELLDMMNGRTPAECPLVNTKLLSTSKSADAVTAVSSKAASKDDFINAGMWVTTVVFLGIATAFSGASVSLSIINVLFNPVEPILSVFGLYIWNGIVIGATLMTMILWGALFGTQLSGNIGITDTLTPEAPYSSKGLAALGASYWILFIPMVFHGVNIGLLLWRQYQINKEPPPTTIGLDKSDLTIIMF, from the exons ATGGCCAAAACTAAGTGGAACATACTTTTCGTTACTTTTGTGCTGTCTTGCTTATCGCTGGCAACACTAATCGTTTCGCTGTGTACACCCTACTGG GTGGTTTCCGAAGCTTACGAATCAAGAGCATCTAAAAATAGCGAGATACAGTACGGTCTTTTCACTGGATCGCTAACAAGGAATGTTTTACTCAGCTCAGCGCACTATGATCTAGCAG TTATCTGCCTGTATGAGCACAATGCTTGCGTCTACAGTTGCCAGAAAGAAGAGGCAAAACGTGAATCGGAACTATTAGATATGATGAATGGTCGTACACCAGCGGAATGTCCGCTAGTCAACACCAAGCTGTTATCTACTAGCAAGTCTGCTGACGCTGTAACGGCAGTTTCCTCCAAGGCTGCTTCGAAGGATGATTTTATCAATGCCGGTATGTGGGTTACGACTGTTGTTTTTCTGGGGATTGCAACCGCTTTCTCTGGTGCTAGCGTTAGTTTGTCCATCATCAACGTTCTGTTTAATCCAGTGGAGCCAATTTTGAGCGTGTTTGGACTGTACATCTGGAACGGGATTGTGATTGGTGCTACATTGATGACCATGATTCTTTGGGGAGCTCTGTTCGGAACGCAACTTAGTGGCAATATTGGCATCACAGACACGCTTACGCCAGAAGCACCGTACAGTTCCAAGGGTTTGGCAGCCCTTGGCGCAAGTTACTGGATTTTGTTTATTCCGATGGTTTTTCACGGGGTCAACATAGGCCTGCTGCTGTGGAGACAATACCAAATTAACAAGGAACCACCGCCGACGACAATCGGCTTAGATAAATCTGATCTAACCATCATAATGTTCTAG
- the LOC129719520 gene encoding uncharacterized protein LOC129719520 isoform X2: MAKTKWNILFVTFVLSCLSLATLIVSLCTPYWVVSEAYESRASKNSEIQYGLFTGSLTRNVLLSSAHYDLAVICLYEHNACVYSCQKEEAKRESELLDMMNGRTPAECPLVNTKLLSTSKSADAVTAVSSKAASKDDFINAVEPILSVFGLYIWNGIVIGATLMTMILWGALFGTQLSGNIGITDTLTPEAPYSSKGLAALGASYWILFIPMVFHGVNIGLLLWRQYQINKEPPPTTIGLDKSDLTIIMF, from the exons ATGGCCAAAACTAAGTGGAACATACTTTTCGTTACTTTTGTGCTGTCTTGCTTATCGCTGGCAACACTAATCGTTTCGCTGTGTACACCCTACTGG GTGGTTTCCGAAGCTTACGAATCAAGAGCATCTAAAAATAGCGAGATACAGTACGGTCTTTTCACTGGATCGCTAACAAGGAATGTTTTACTCAGCTCAGCGCACTATGATCTAGCAG TTATCTGCCTGTATGAGCACAATGCTTGCGTCTACAGTTGCCAGAAAGAAGAGGCAAAACGTGAATCGGAACTATTAGATATGATGAATGGTCGTACACCAGCGGAATGTCCGCTAGTCAACACCAAGCTGTTATCTACTAGCAAGTCTGCTGACGCTGTAACGGCAGTTTCCTCCAAGGCTGCTTCGAAGGATGATTTTATCAATGCCG TGGAGCCAATTTTGAGCGTGTTTGGACTGTACATCTGGAACGGGATTGTGATTGGTGCTACATTGATGACCATGATTCTTTGGGGAGCTCTGTTCGGAACGCAACTTAGTGGCAATATTGGCATCACAGACACGCTTACGCCAGAAGCACCGTACAGTTCCAAGGGTTTGGCAGCCCTTGGCGCAAGTTACTGGATTTTGTTTATTCCGATGGTTTTTCACGGGGTCAACATAGGCCTGCTGCTGTGGAGACAATACCAAATTAACAAGGAACCACCGCCGACGACAATCGGCTTAGATAAATCTGATCTAACCATCATAATGTTCTAG